The Dehalococcoidia bacterium genome includes a window with the following:
- a CDS encoding D-aminoacylase, with translation MYDVIISGGNVVDGSGRRSFRADVGIGGDRITAVGDLAASKARRVVNATGLTVAPGFIDTHAHSDGVLLIDPQHANGLRQGITTEILGQDGLSYAPMSADNYRTYRRYLSGILGEPPEDLDMSSVAAFRSHYDEKVSINTAYNIAHGAIRLEAVGFEDVPLRGEALAMALDLVRQGMEEGAVGFATGMSYHPNAWSDTDELVAICEVVAEYGGVYTTHLRDVNTDRGYGGGGVPEALEIGRRSGVKVHFSHYRTQASNAGQVAEQMELIDKAKAEGIDCTLELYPYPTGSSFPLSFLPTDVHEGGPDAIMARLRDGRRRSRLVRELEDNPRRTLEDAVFTYMKVNKDLEGMSLPDVAALRGNDSLGDTLIDLLEEEDGQICYRGAPPDSVRVWDQISRDAMEFLSRPDYMVGSDAIPIGSMPHPRAYGCFPRFLGRLRKKHPVISLEQTVQRMTDNAAQRFGLTDRGRIERGRYADIVVFDAEHVIDNATYDDPVQFPTGIPFVLVNGQVAVDSERCTGVLAGRAVP, from the coding sequence ATGTATGACGTAATCATCTCAGGTGGGAACGTAGTAGATGGAAGCGGCAGACGAAGCTTCAGAGCCGACGTTGGAATCGGGGGCGACAGGATTACCGCCGTTGGCGATCTGGCAGCATCAAAAGCCCGGCGCGTCGTCAACGCAACCGGCCTCACGGTAGCACCTGGATTCATTGATACGCATGCCCACTCAGACGGCGTGCTGCTAATAGATCCTCAGCACGCAAATGGGCTGCGCCAGGGTATCACCACAGAGATCCTCGGCCAGGACGGCCTGAGCTACGCCCCGATGTCCGCCGACAACTACCGCACGTACCGGCGATACCTGTCCGGCATCCTGGGTGAGCCGCCCGAAGACCTGGACATGTCGAGCGTGGCTGCGTTCCGATCACACTACGATGAAAAGGTCTCGATCAACACTGCCTACAACATCGCACACGGAGCGATTCGCTTGGAAGCTGTCGGGTTCGAGGACGTCCCTCTCAGAGGAGAGGCGCTTGCCATGGCGCTCGATCTCGTTCGACAGGGAATGGAAGAAGGGGCTGTCGGCTTCGCAACAGGAATGTCCTACCACCCCAATGCATGGAGCGACACGGACGAACTTGTCGCCATCTGTGAAGTGGTCGCCGAGTATGGCGGTGTTTACACCACACACTTGCGAGACGTGAATACCGACCGCGGCTACGGCGGCGGTGGCGTGCCTGAGGCCCTGGAGATAGGACGCAGGTCGGGAGTGAAAGTCCACTTCTCACACTACAGGACACAAGCTTCCAACGCTGGTCAGGTCGCTGAGCAGATGGAGCTGATCGATAAGGCTAAGGCCGAGGGCATCGACTGCACTCTCGAACTGTACCCCTACCCCACTGGAAGCTCGTTCCCACTGAGCTTCCTTCCAACCGACGTCCATGAGGGAGGACCGGACGCCATCATGGCCCGCCTGCGAGACGGCCGTCGCAGAAGTCGACTCGTAAGGGAACTCGAAGACAATCCCCGCAGGACACTCGAGGACGCGGTATTCACATACATGAAGGTGAACAAGGACCTCGAAGGCATGAGCCTCCCGGACGTTGCAGCGCTTCGTGGCAACGACAGCCTTGGCGACACCCTGATCGACCTGCTTGAAGAAGAAGATGGCCAGATCTGCTACCGTGGAGCGCCGCCGGACAGCGTCCGCGTATGGGACCAGATCAGCAGGGACGCGATGGAGTTCCTTTCGCGGCCTGACTACATGGTCGGCAGCGACGCAATTCCCATCGGGTCGATGCCACATCCCCGTGCCTACGGCTGCTTCCCGAGATTCCTGGGAAGGCTTCGCAAGAAGCACCCGGTCATAAGCCTGGAACAGACCGTCCAGCGGATGACTGACAACGCCGCACAGCGGTTCGGCCTGACTGACCGTGGGCGCATAGAGCGTGGCAGGTATGCCGACATCGTGGTATTCGACGCCGAGCACGTGATCGACAACGCCACCTACGACGATCCAGTCCAGTTCCCCACAGGTATTCCGTTCGTGCTGGTCAACGGCCAGGTAGCTGTCGACAGCGAACGATGCACCGGAGTGCTAGCAGGTAGAGCAGTCCCGTAG
- a CDS encoding mandelate racemase/muconate lactonizing enzyme family protein, with protein MKITKVTPWIVSFPWEMRIGVEQEKVVNDRNLVLVQVDTDEGITGWGEITTYPGPVANRAVAAMVGQVSEFLEGESTNHFERLWSKIFHSFTYVGSRGATTALISGIDIALWDIRGKELGLPIYELLGGPVRDRIALYTHPPEPRNAPDAIADAQQIIDAGYEAFKFDPMMRFIPGGNDGFLDGQLSREGIATADEIVGAVREAIGPDIEILIDAHGMYNVPTAIELANRLGKHDIHWFEEPVRVESWRALEQVRRETSVKISVGERLHTRWEFVPIFENSLADFVMPDVTWTGGITELKKISTMAEAYYVPVSPHDASGPINVLAGAHVMMTTPNFYKLETMRYDLGAYGAFIEPGLDIRNGDLYVPDTPGLGIEMDMDYLRSHVTFGGQ; from the coding sequence ATGAAGATAACAAAAGTGACCCCCTGGATCGTCAGCTTCCCCTGGGAGATGCGGATCGGAGTCGAGCAGGAGAAGGTCGTCAACGACCGGAATCTGGTGCTCGTGCAGGTCGATACGGACGAGGGAATCACGGGATGGGGAGAGATCACCACGTATCCTGGACCGGTAGCAAACCGGGCCGTGGCCGCGATGGTGGGGCAGGTTAGCGAGTTCCTCGAAGGTGAGAGCACCAACCACTTCGAGCGTCTGTGGTCGAAGATCTTTCATTCCTTCACTTATGTCGGTTCAAGGGGTGCTACGACCGCACTCATCAGCGGAATCGACATTGCGCTATGGGACATCCGGGGCAAAGAGCTGGGCCTTCCCATCTACGAATTGCTCGGAGGACCAGTACGGGACAGGATTGCCCTCTACACGCACCCACCTGAGCCTCGAAACGCACCTGATGCCATCGCAGACGCACAGCAGATAATCGACGCTGGTTACGAGGCTTTCAAGTTCGACCCTATGATGAGATTCATTCCTGGCGGCAACGACGGCTTTCTCGACGGGCAGCTCAGCCGGGAGGGCATCGCAACAGCGGATGAGATCGTCGGCGCCGTGCGTGAGGCGATCGGGCCCGACATAGAGATCCTGATCGACGCTCATGGGATGTACAACGTGCCCACGGCTATCGAGCTGGCAAACCGGCTAGGCAAGCACGACATCCACTGGTTCGAAGAGCCCGTACGGGTTGAGAGTTGGCGAGCACTTGAGCAGGTCAGGCGGGAGACTTCGGTGAAGATCTCAGTTGGCGAGCGGCTGCACACACGATGGGAGTTCGTCCCGATCTTTGAGAACAGCCTCGCAGACTTCGTCATGCCTGACGTAACCTGGACCGGCGGTATCACTGAGCTAAAGAAGATCTCGACTATGGCGGAAGCGTACTACGTGCCGGTGTCGCCACACGACGCGAGCGGCCCCATCAACGTCCTGGCCGGCGCCCATGTGATGATGACCACGCCCAACTTTTACAAGCTCGAGACGATGAGGTACGACCTTGGCGCATACGGTGCGTTCATCGAGCCCGGTCTGGACATTCGCAACGGAGACCTGTACGTGCCTGACACCCCTGGCCTTGGCATCGAGATGGACATGGACTATCTGAGGTCACACGTGACCTTCGGAGGGCAGTAG
- a CDS encoding D-2-hydroxyacid dehydrogenase family protein, whose translation MTKVAVLDDYQSVALQMADWDSLPNDVSVDVFQDHLTEEGDLVARLAPYEVVVAMRERTPFQRSLLERLPNLRLLVTTGMRNASIDIAAAADNGITVCGTDGVPYPTAELTWALILALVRKIPTEDKATREGRWQVTVGEGLHGKTLGVIGLGRLGSQVASVGVAFGMNVIAWSQNLTAERTEEFGAALVTKQELLESSDIVTIHVVLSGRTRGLLGAEELTAMKSSAYLVNTSRGPIVDESALIDALQSGTIAGAGLDVFDIEPLPLDHPLRSIPNTVLTPHMGYVTDQTYCVFYGDAVENIKAFLSGNPMRVISPI comes from the coding sequence AAAGCGTCGCACTTCAGATGGCCGACTGGGACTCTCTCCCAAACGACGTCTCGGTCGATGTGTTCCAGGACCATCTGACGGAAGAGGGCGATCTCGTGGCTCGTCTAGCTCCGTACGAAGTCGTGGTCGCCATGCGCGAGCGTACGCCGTTTCAGAGGTCACTACTGGAGCGTCTTCCTAACCTGCGGCTATTGGTGACTACAGGCATGCGAAACGCATCCATCGACATCGCAGCGGCTGCGGACAACGGCATCACCGTCTGCGGAACCGATGGAGTGCCCTACCCAACTGCAGAGTTGACATGGGCCCTGATCCTGGCGTTGGTGCGAAAGATTCCCACCGAAGACAAGGCGACCCGAGAGGGCCGATGGCAGGTGACCGTAGGCGAAGGCCTGCATGGCAAGACGCTTGGCGTAATCGGACTCGGCAGGCTGGGCTCGCAGGTCGCCTCAGTCGGAGTGGCGTTCGGAATGAACGTCATCGCATGGAGTCAGAACCTGACGGCTGAACGGACAGAGGAATTCGGCGCAGCCCTTGTGACGAAGCAGGAGCTGCTGGAGTCATCAGACATCGTGACCATTCACGTAGTACTGAGTGGACGCACCCGTGGCCTGCTTGGGGCAGAAGAGCTCACAGCGATGAAGTCTTCAGCATACCTGGTCAACACGTCGCGAGGTCCAATAGTAGACGAGTCAGCCCTTATCGACGCCCTGCAAAGTGGAACAATTGCAGGAGCAGGGCTCGACGTGTTCGACATCGAGCCGCTGCCCTTAGACCATCCGCTCCGGTCCATTCCAAACACCGTCCTCACGCCACACATGGGCTACGTAACCGACCAGACTTACTGCGTCTTCTACGGAGACGCTGTCGAGAACATCAAGGCTTTCCTCAGCGGAAACCCGATGCGGGTGATATCCCCAATCTGA